A genomic region of Bernardetia sp. ABR2-2B contains the following coding sequences:
- the hemH gene encoding ferrochelatase, producing MKNAPIAVLLVNLGTPDSPKTPDVRKYLREFLLDGRVIDIAAPLRYGLVNGIIAPFRAPKSAAEYKKLWTDRGSPLLYHGVDVAEKLQHSLDEYSAKETDKTKREKYVVRLAMRYQSPALPDVLNELQEMNPKKIIVIPMFPQYASASTGSVLERVMQLVSKWLLIPEVSFVDSYPTDEKMIKAFALQGEELLKTHDYDHYVFSYHGLPQRQLKKASSHCQIGRCCEKFSAVNRLCYRAQCYETSRHLAKELGITEKDYTVCFQSRLGTDPWITPYTDDVIKEMYEKGYRKLIVFVPSFVADCLETTVEVAETYHEDFLELGGERWDMVDSLNSHPLWVESLEDMVIQRS from the coding sequence ATGAAAAATGCCCCTATTGCAGTTTTGCTCGTTAATTTAGGAACTCCAGATTCTCCAAAAACTCCAGACGTACGAAAATATTTACGTGAATTTTTATTAGATGGAAGAGTAATTGATATTGCTGCACCTCTTCGTTATGGACTTGTAAACGGAATTATTGCGCCTTTTCGTGCGCCAAAATCAGCAGCAGAATACAAGAAATTATGGACAGATAGAGGTTCGCCTTTATTATATCACGGAGTAGATGTAGCTGAAAAACTACAACACTCTTTAGATGAATATTCTGCAAAGGAGACTGACAAAACGAAAAGAGAAAAATATGTAGTTCGCTTGGCTATGCGTTATCAATCTCCTGCACTTCCTGATGTATTGAACGAGTTACAGGAAATGAATCCGAAGAAAATTATCGTTATTCCGATGTTTCCTCAATATGCTTCGGCTTCCACGGGGTCGGTCTTGGAGCGTGTCATGCAGCTTGTTTCTAAATGGTTATTGATTCCAGAAGTTTCTTTTGTAGATTCTTATCCGACAGATGAAAAAATGATAAAAGCATTTGCCTTGCAAGGAGAGGAGCTTTTAAAAACACACGATTATGACCATTATGTTTTTTCATATCACGGTTTGCCACAACGCCAACTCAAAAAAGCAAGTTCACATTGTCAAATAGGTCGTTGTTGTGAAAAATTTAGTGCTGTAAATCGCCTTTGTTATAGAGCGCAATGTTATGAAACTTCACGCCATTTGGCAAAAGAATTAGGAATTACAGAAAAAGATTATACGGTTTGTTTTCAATCTCGCTTAGGAACTGACCCTTGGATTACGCCTTATACAGATGATGTAATAAAGGAAATGTACGAAAAAGGCTATCGCAAACTCATTGTTTTTGTACCTTCTTTTGTAGCTGATTGTTTGGAAACGACAGTAGAGGTAGCCGAAACTTATCACGAAGACTTTTTAGAGCTTGGTGGAGAACGCTGGGATATGGTCGATAGTCTTAATTCGCATCCACTGTGGGTAGAATCATTGGAAGATATGGTAATTCAGAGAAGTTAA
- the deoC gene encoding deoxyribose-phosphate aldolase encodes MNPAQYIEQTNLRPTISDKEIEELIEQTLKYKFMGVCVPPFWVKKVKRDLLKTDTKIVTVIGFPLGYNRTETKVREAEVALKDGADELDVVISMTGFKTNPFWAKIEIVRLAEIAHQAEKMLKVIIETAYLSQKEIKETALICQEAGADFVKTSTGFANAGFSSNATDFYAGAKLEDVELIRNTVSQMVGIKASGGIKTYQQLKTFVEAGAERIGTSSGVEIMEEYFLLNK; translated from the coding sequence ATGAATCCTGCTCAATATATAGAACAAACCAACCTTAGACCTACCATTTCAGATAAAGAAATTGAAGAATTGATAGAACAAACTCTCAAATATAAATTTATGGGTGTTTGTGTTCCTCCTTTTTGGGTTAAGAAAGTAAAGCGAGACTTACTCAAAACAGATACTAAAATAGTTACAGTTATTGGTTTCCCTTTAGGTTATAATCGTACTGAAACAAAGGTAAGAGAAGCAGAAGTGGCATTAAAAGATGGCGCAGATGAGTTAGATGTAGTAATTTCGATGACAGGTTTCAAAACAAATCCGTTTTGGGCAAAAATAGAAATTGTAAGACTGGCAGAAATTGCTCATCAAGCCGAAAAAATGCTAAAAGTAATCATAGAAACGGCTTATTTATCTCAGAAAGAAATCAAAGAAACAGCTTTAATTTGTCAAGAAGCAGGAGCAGATTTTGTCAAAACTTCGACAGGTTTTGCAAATGCTGGGTTTTCATCTAATGCAACAGATTTTTATGCAGGTGCAAAGTTAGAAGATGTGGAGCTTATAAGAAATACAGTTTCTCAAATGGTTGGGATAAAAGCATCTGGAGGAATAAAAACCTATCAGCAACTAAAAACTTTTGTAGAAGCTGGTGCAGAACGTATCGGTACATCTTCTGGGGTAGAGATTATGGAAGAGTATTTCTTATTGAATAAATAA
- a CDS encoding 6-carboxytetrahydropterin synthase — MVYLCRKEHFCASHRLFNPDWSDERNEEEFGICSNQYFHGHNFELIVKVKGKINPETGCVLDLKKLGKLIRTEVIDKVDHKNLNIEVEFLQNKIPSCEIIIMEFWKILAPKIIDLSEKNAVLHSLTLFETEKNYVEYFGEE, encoded by the coding sequence ATGGTTTATTTGTGCCGAAAAGAGCATTTTTGTGCTTCACACCGATTATTTAATCCTGATTGGAGCGATGAGAGAAATGAAGAAGAGTTCGGAATTTGTTCGAATCAATATTTTCATGGACATAATTTTGAATTAATTGTAAAAGTAAAAGGAAAAATAAATCCAGAAACAGGCTGTGTATTAGATTTAAAAAAGCTAGGAAAACTTATCCGAACTGAAGTTATTGATAAAGTGGATCATAAAAATCTAAATATTGAAGTAGAGTTTCTACAAAATAAAATTCCTTCTTGTGAAATTATAATTATGGAGTTTTGGAAAATTCTTGCGCCAAAAATAATTGATTTGTCAGAAAAAAATGCTGTTTTGCATTCACTCACGCTTTTTGAGACAGAAAAAAATTATGTAGAATATTTTGGAGAAGAATAA
- a CDS encoding SpoIIE family protein phosphatase, with product MKKGYYLFKENNFLFCFILLIHLFAIERNVMAQSNQNQTFSTLVPEIGFPLVRNFLPEEYNGSSQNWAIAQSPNGLIYIGNNEGILEFDGKNWRKYRITNNSTIKSLAITAKGEIFVGAKGELGMLKPDSTNTLHYISLVDKIPEDKRNFNDVWQIFIQEEKQEVYFRTAEQLLIYKYGEFKKIITPEQGFGTAFFANNELYVKYDREGLLKLNNNYELESFSEQNIGTQYVYGILSKNKEEQKNDNALIALTRPEGSFEVRNKIVTKIESPSTTTFNEAGGYASVHLPSQEIAVATLRNGVFITDLEGNIKLHLNKENILESNTIYNLYLDKERNLWLATDNGISCIYLGLPYSTVGEKQGVTGKGLTADYSETYNKLYLGTTSGIYQNNYPTRTNPANGELKPFSLLNGTKGYALASTPHDDKIYYGHNLGVFEVTDTSANMLNILNKAVWSVQPVSSPTTIRFLTVLSRGVQLITRVSDVKGKEWSEKLYPNFDESVRSLSQYKGYWWTQSNNKGVYRLTFSEDYDSLLEAKLYTADEGLFSEMGNNIHRIQGRLIVVNKNTVLKYDEKQDKFVKDKFFDAYFKGKNISRLHEDKEDNIWYEISGERGVLWKEQGNKYRQQTDFTALQSIYSEINLNKTLPNGKLVLGVGDGFVFIDSKRNFEINQKPTVQVRKIEFLGETDSLLFGGSFLGEDSLITYLQPTNQQLKLDYRFNALRFSFACPEMSFPEQTEYRYKLEGLDEKWSSWSSKAQKEYTNLSDKKYKFRVQARTIWGVESEEAVYEFEIHSPFYKTPIAYVIYVILAVLLVWLIVKLNTKRLERDKAKLEKIITERTAEIIQQKEELQMQTDNLSQANVAINNQKEELELQAENLSLANTAISNQKQEIEKSYQNVRILSEIGQKITNILDVKTLIQTVYESVNTLMPADGFGIGILNKDTNKIEFEGFVENNEILPAHSDSLSDTTRLSVRSLTNNERLVITDSQSQYKEYFDIDLEDVEVGNLPYSLVYLPLNSEGETIGVLTVQSMKKHKYSSLELDMLDTLGAYTAIALDNIKAYQIIANKNTNITDSIRYAQTIQQAVLPIEQELKEYFDEHFVIFRPKDIVSGDFYWATELKTETEHKIFVAVVDCTGHGVPGAFMSMLGHAFLNEAVTQQHLTNPAEILEWLHKEIKTSLRQEQKVNADGMDISLCVIDKNHSEENIKITYCGAKRPLFYTLPSNELQIVKGNRRSIGGYSRKKKYNDFENEEAFLPKGTMLYLFSDGFTDQSNPDGVKLGTPKLTEQLSSLASFSTEQQQQQLIDLLDNHQQDTPQRDDITLMGIRV from the coding sequence ATGAAAAAAGGTTATTATCTTTTTAAAGAAAATAATTTTTTATTTTGTTTTATTTTACTAATTCATCTCTTTGCAATAGAAAGAAATGTAATGGCTCAATCTAATCAAAATCAAACGTTTTCTACTCTTGTTCCAGAAATAGGTTTTCCTTTAGTGCGTAATTTCTTGCCAGAAGAATATAATGGTTCTTCTCAAAACTGGGCAATTGCTCAAAGCCCAAATGGACTTATTTATATCGGAAATAATGAAGGTATTTTGGAGTTTGATGGTAAAAATTGGCGCAAATATAGAATAACTAATAATTCAACGATAAAATCATTAGCCATAACAGCAAAAGGAGAAATATTTGTTGGAGCAAAAGGTGAACTTGGAATGCTCAAGCCTGATTCGACAAATACGTTACATTATATTTCTTTGGTGGACAAAATACCTGAAGATAAAAGGAATTTTAATGATGTCTGGCAGATTTTTATTCAAGAAGAAAAACAAGAGGTATATTTTCGAACAGCCGAACAACTTTTGATTTATAAATATGGAGAGTTTAAAAAAATCATAACACCAGAACAAGGATTTGGGACTGCTTTTTTTGCAAATAATGAACTATATGTAAAATATGATAGAGAAGGACTGCTAAAATTGAATAATAACTATGAACTAGAATCATTTTCAGAGCAAAATATTGGTACACAGTATGTTTATGGAATACTATCCAAAAATAAAGAGGAACAAAAAAATGATAATGCATTAATTGCGCTTACTCGCCCAGAGGGAAGTTTTGAGGTGAGAAATAAAATAGTTACTAAAATTGAATCTCCTTCTACAACCACATTTAATGAGGCTGGAGGGTATGCATCTGTTCATTTACCTTCTCAAGAAATAGCTGTTGCAACTCTTAGAAATGGAGTTTTTATTACAGATTTAGAGGGAAATATAAAGTTACATCTCAATAAAGAAAATATACTTGAGAGTAATACAATTTATAATTTATACTTGGATAAAGAACGTAATTTATGGCTTGCTACTGACAATGGTATTTCTTGCATTTATTTAGGTCTTCCTTATTCAACGGTTGGAGAAAAGCAGGGAGTAACAGGAAAAGGATTGACAGCCGATTATTCAGAAACCTACAATAAATTATATCTAGGAACTACTTCAGGAATTTATCAAAATAATTATCCAACTAGAACAAATCCTGCAAATGGAGAATTAAAACCATTTTCATTACTTAATGGTACAAAAGGATACGCATTAGCTTCAACACCTCATGATGACAAAATTTATTATGGACATAATTTAGGAGTATTTGAAGTTACTGATACATCAGCAAATATGCTGAATATACTGAACAAAGCAGTTTGGTCGGTACAACCTGTTTCTTCGCCAACTACTATACGATTTTTGACAGTATTGTCAAGAGGGGTGCAACTTATTACAAGGGTAAGTGATGTAAAAGGCAAAGAGTGGAGTGAAAAACTCTATCCAAACTTTGATGAAAGTGTGCGTTCTTTGAGTCAATATAAAGGATATTGGTGGACGCAAAGTAATAATAAAGGAGTTTATCGTTTGACTTTTTCAGAAGATTATGATAGTTTATTAGAGGCAAAGTTATATACTGCTGATGAAGGTTTATTTTCTGAAATGGGCAATAACATCCATCGAATACAAGGTAGATTAATAGTAGTAAACAAAAACACAGTATTAAAATATGATGAGAAACAAGACAAATTTGTCAAAGATAAATTTTTTGATGCTTATTTTAAGGGTAAAAATATATCTCGTCTTCATGAAGATAAAGAGGACAATATTTGGTATGAAATCAGTGGAGAAAGAGGCGTTTTATGGAAAGAACAAGGAAATAAATATAGGCAACAAACTGATTTTACAGCCTTACAATCTATTTATAGTGAAATCAATCTAAACAAAACACTTCCTAATGGGAAATTAGTTTTGGGTGTAGGAGATGGATTTGTTTTTATAGATTCAAAACGAAATTTTGAGATTAATCAGAAGCCAACTGTACAGGTTCGTAAAATAGAATTTTTAGGAGAAACAGATTCACTGCTTTTTGGTGGTTCATTTTTGGGAGAAGACAGCTTAATTACTTATTTACAACCTACGAATCAACAATTAAAATTAGACTATCGTTTTAATGCACTGCGTTTTTCTTTTGCTTGTCCAGAGATGAGTTTTCCAGAGCAAACAGAATATCGATATAAACTAGAAGGATTAGATGAAAAATGGTCATCTTGGTCATCTAAAGCTCAAAAAGAATATACCAACCTATCTGATAAAAAATATAAATTTAGAGTACAGGCTCGTACAATTTGGGGAGTAGAAAGTGAAGAAGCAGTATATGAGTTTGAGATTCATTCACCTTTTTATAAAACACCAATAGCCTATGTTATTTATGTTATTTTGGCAGTCTTACTTGTTTGGTTAATCGTAAAACTAAATACGAAAAGGTTAGAAAGGGATAAAGCTAAACTAGAAAAAATAATTACTGAACGTACAGCCGAAATTATTCAGCAAAAAGAAGAGTTACAAATGCAAACTGACAATCTTTCACAAGCAAATGTAGCTATCAATAATCAAAAAGAAGAGTTGGAATTACAGGCTGAAAATTTATCTCTTGCCAATACTGCTATTAGTAATCAAAAACAAGAAATTGAAAAATCGTACCAAAATGTGCGTATTCTTAGTGAAATTGGACAGAAAATAACAAATATTCTTGATGTAAAAACACTTATTCAAACAGTTTATGAGAGTGTAAATACACTTATGCCTGCTGATGGATTTGGAATCGGAATTCTTAATAAAGACACAAATAAAATTGAGTTTGAGGGATTTGTAGAAAATAATGAAATTCTACCTGCTCACTCAGATTCCCTAAGTGATACTACTAGATTATCGGTTAGGTCTTTAACAAATAATGAAAGATTAGTAATTACAGATTCACAGTCTCAGTATAAAGAATACTTTGATATAGATTTAGAAGACGTTGAAGTGGGTAATTTACCTTATTCTTTGGTTTATTTGCCTTTAAATTCAGAAGGAGAAACCATTGGAGTTTTGACAGTACAAAGTATGAAAAAACATAAATATTCTTCTTTAGAGTTGGATATGTTAGATACTTTGGGTGCTTACACAGCCATTGCTTTGGATAATATAAAAGCCTATCAAATTATTGCTAATAAAAATACAAATATTACTGATTCAATTCGTTATGCTCAAACTATCCAACAAGCTGTTTTGCCAATTGAACAAGAACTAAAAGAGTATTTTGATGAACATTTTGTCATTTTTCGTCCTAAAGATATTGTTTCTGGGGATTTTTATTGGGCAACAGAGTTAAAAACAGAAACTGAACATAAAATTTTTGTAGCTGTTGTAGATTGTACGGGACATGGCGTTCCAGGGGCATTTATGTCTATGCTTGGTCATGCTTTTCTTAATGAAGCTGTGACTCAACAACATCTTACAAACCCAGCAGAAATTTTGGAATGGTTACACAAAGAAATAAAAACTTCATTAAGACAAGAACAAAAAGTGAATGCTGATGGAATGGATATCTCTCTTTGTGTCATTGATAAAAACCATTCAGAAGAAAATATCAAAATAACTTATTGTGGAGCAAAACGTCCTCTTTTTTATACTTTACCTTCTAATGAGTTACAAATAGTTAAAGGAAATAGACGTTCTATTGGTGGATATTCAAGAAAGAAAAAATACAATGACTTTGAAAATGAGGAAGCGTTTTTGCCAAAAGGAACAATGCTCTATCTTTTTTCTGACGGATTTACAGACCAATCTAACCCAGATGGAGTAAAACTAGGTACACCAAAACTTACAGAACAACTTTCTTCTTTGGCTTCTTTTTCCACAGAACAACAACAACAACAACTTATTGATTTGTTAGATAATCATCAACAAGACACACCACAACGGGACGATATTACATTAATGGGGATACGTGTTTAG